From one Lolium rigidum isolate FL_2022 chromosome 4, APGP_CSIRO_Lrig_0.1, whole genome shotgun sequence genomic stretch:
- the LOC124707895 gene encoding protein PHYTOCHROME KINASE SUBSTRATE 2-like produces MDRHRAAKIPASQSADDDSELGVFTAERYFNDALAGEDALWCDRSSSSYSSAFKTWQHDESALAPTAATSSSEASWNSRSALLSNHPASAAAPAIEGKANSTTESEPTAGKARPSSSHLRRWILGMAGCACGSSDNKESMSADDLYREEMDDSSEADATIPGGTSKQTTVEDGTTVRMMSGSCKWVDDGGGPPPLLLPEAAHRRAAKPGEVSMRMLDPRVDASYGEQRRTLVSATQSSAYTIVAGTARGGAVSAAAGVSGSPNRAHMRVDSVVDDAAAPSEVDYMYPPSEASIVWSVVTAEGAASGNFSSAASGRYYYFNDGDEDAGGKSHRRRRNNGGGLLTGCMSKRAVDTVGRPRTWSEVEPAPAPVARVRGPDMTRRR; encoded by the coding sequence ATGGATAGACACAGAGCAGCAAAGATACCGGCGTCGCAGAGCGCCGACGACGACTCCGAGCTCGGCGTCTTCACGGCCGAGCGCTACTTCAACGACGCCCTCGCCGGTGAGGACGCCTTATGGTGCGACCGCTCCTCGTCGTCCTACTCGTCGGCGTTCAAGACATGGCAGCACGACGAGTCCGCCCTGGCGCCGACGGCCGCCACCAGCTCGTCGGAGGCCAGCTGGAACAGCCGCTCTGCGTTGCTGTCCAACCATCCGGCGTCAGCTGCTGCCCCGGCCATTGAGGGGAAGGCAAATTCCACGACGGAGAGTGAGCCGACCGCAGGAAAGGCACGCCCGTCGTCGTCTCACCTGCGGCGCTGGATTCTCGGCATGGCAGGGTGCGCCTGCGGCTCCAGCGACAACAAGGAGTCGATGAGCGCCGACGACCTGTACCGCGAAGAAATGGACGACAGCTCCGAAGCAGATGCGACGATTCCAGGAGGGACGAGCAAACAGACCACCGTGGAGGACGGCACCACGGTGAGGATGATGTCTGGCTCTTGCAAGTGGGTCGACGACGGTGGCGGACCACCGCCCCTGCTGCTCCCGGAAGCTGCCCACCGCCGAGCCGCAAAGCCCGGAGAAGTGTCCATGCGGATGCTGGATCCCAGAGTTGACGCATCGTACGGCGAGCAACGGAGGACGCTGGTATCGGCGACGCAAAGCTCCGCATATACAATCGTTGCTGGAACGGCACGGGGTGGTGCTGTAAGTGCAGCCGCCGGTGTCAGCGGAAGCCCCAACCGAGCACACATGAGGGTTGACTCCGTCGTGGACGACGCCGCGGCGCCGAGCGAGGTGGACTACATGTACCCACCGAGCGAGGCAAGCATCGTGTGGAGCGTGGTCACCGCGGAGGGTGCCGCGTCCGGCAACTTCTCGAGCGCGGCCTCGGGCCGCTACTATTACTTCAACGACGGCGACGAGGATGCAGGAGGGAAGAGCCACCGGAGGAGACGAAATAACGGCGGCGGCTTGCTGACGGGCTGCATGTCCAAGAGGGCCGTCGACACCGTCGGCCGGCCTCGGACGTGGTCGGAGGTggagccggcgccggcgccggtcgCGAGGGTGCGCGGCCCAGACATGACACGCCGCCGGTAG